Proteins encoded by one window of Nitrincola iocasae:
- the betI gene encoding transcriptional regulator BetI, producing the protein MPIVGVKDTRKQQLIQATLESIAELGLQNTTIVTISRRAGMSSGIISHYFGGKQGLIEAALRHLLEQLGQDFRARIKGSDGSPEQRLASIIEANFTDFQRSDLAARTWLSFWARSMHEPGLKRLQQINNARLYSNLRYAFALRLPKHAATEAARQTAALIDGFWLRSALSLDPQESFAAGERLCKQFALRCLQPTTSPYLNATD; encoded by the coding sequence ATGCCCATCGTCGGCGTCAAAGACACCCGCAAACAGCAACTGATTCAGGCCACACTGGAGTCAATTGCTGAGCTGGGTTTACAGAACACCACTATTGTCACCATCAGCCGCCGTGCCGGGATGTCATCCGGTATTATCAGCCACTATTTTGGTGGCAAGCAGGGGTTGATTGAAGCTGCTTTGCGCCACTTGCTGGAACAGCTGGGGCAGGATTTTCGGGCACGCATCAAAGGGTCTGACGGCTCACCAGAACAACGCCTGGCAAGTATTATTGAAGCCAACTTCACCGATTTTCAGCGCTCAGACCTCGCAGCAAGAACCTGGTTAAGCTTTTGGGCGCGCTCTATGCATGAACCAGGACTCAAGCGCCTGCAGCAGATCAACAACGCTCGCCTCTATAGCAATCTGCGCTACGCCTTTGCGTTGCGCCTGCCAAAACACGCCGCCACGGAAGCGGCGCGACAGACGGCGGCATTGATCGATGGCTTCTGGTTGCGCAGTGCGTTAAGTCTGGACCCACAGGAAAGCTTTGCTGCAGGTGAAAGGCTGTGCAAACAATTTGCGCTACGCTGCCTACAGCCAACTACATCACCCTATTTAAACGCTACAGATTAA
- the betB gene encoding betaine-aldehyde dehydrogenase, with translation MSLPRYQNFVNGCYQANLSGETFSVINPGTGQVIYEMEVADASIQQAAIDSAHEGFARWSAMNGVARSRILMRAVALLRERNDELAKVEVQDTGKPWQEAVAVDVVTGADSIEFFAGLAASIEGNQQDLGGDFYYTRREPLGICAGIGAWNYPLQIACWKAAPALACGNSMIFKPSEETPLGVLKLAEIFVEAGVPAGVFNVVQGDGKVGAWLTHHPDIAKVSFTGEVGTGQKVMAASASSLKQVTMELGGKSPLIIFDDADIDNAVSAAMLGNFYTQGEICTNGTRVFVHEAIQDIFLQRLLERTRNNIRLGDPADPETNFGALISAQHRQKVLSYIEIGLAEGAKLLHGGQAVQPAAAPGGFFVEPTIFSDCTDDMTICREEIFGPVMSVLSFSDEDEVIRRANTTETGLAAGVFTNDLRRAHRVIHQLQAGICWINSYGASPAEMPVGGYKLSGIGRENGRVTLDHYTQIKSVYVGMTDLESPF, from the coding sequence ATGTCTCTGCCTCGCTATCAAAACTTTGTTAACGGCTGCTATCAGGCCAACCTCAGTGGTGAAACTTTCAGCGTCATTAATCCGGGTACCGGCCAGGTGATTTACGAGATGGAAGTTGCCGATGCCAGTATCCAGCAGGCCGCTATCGACAGTGCTCATGAAGGCTTTGCTCGCTGGTCTGCGATGAATGGCGTAGCTCGCAGCCGTATTCTGATGCGTGCAGTGGCGCTGCTGCGTGAGCGCAATGATGAACTGGCCAAGGTCGAAGTGCAGGACACAGGTAAACCCTGGCAGGAAGCTGTAGCTGTCGATGTGGTCACTGGCGCTGACTCGATTGAGTTTTTTGCAGGGCTGGCGGCATCGATTGAAGGCAATCAGCAGGATCTTGGCGGTGATTTTTACTACACCCGCCGTGAGCCTTTGGGAATTTGTGCCGGCATCGGCGCCTGGAACTACCCGTTACAGATTGCCTGCTGGAAAGCAGCACCGGCACTGGCGTGTGGTAACAGCATGATTTTCAAACCCTCGGAAGAAACCCCGCTGGGTGTATTAAAACTGGCAGAAATCTTTGTTGAAGCCGGTGTACCTGCTGGAGTATTCAATGTGGTTCAAGGTGATGGCAAGGTGGGAGCCTGGCTGACACACCATCCGGATATTGCCAAGGTTTCCTTCACCGGAGAAGTCGGCACCGGTCAGAAAGTGATGGCGGCTTCCGCCTCCTCGCTCAAGCAGGTCACCATGGAGCTGGGCGGCAAATCACCACTGATCATTTTTGATGATGCGGATATCGACAATGCCGTCTCAGCCGCGATGCTGGGTAATTTTTACACCCAGGGTGAAATCTGTACCAATGGCACCCGTGTATTTGTTCATGAAGCCATTCAGGATATTTTTTTACAGCGCCTACTGGAACGCACACGTAACAATATTCGCCTGGGTGATCCGGCCGATCCGGAAACCAACTTCGGCGCGTTGATTTCAGCCCAACATCGGCAAAAAGTACTCAGTTATATCGAAATCGGTCTGGCAGAAGGTGCGAAACTGCTGCATGGCGGTCAGGCGGTACAACCGGCGGCGGCTCCAGGTGGTTTCTTTGTCGAACCCACTATTTTCAGTGATTGCACCGACGACATGACCATTTGCCGTGAAGAGATATTTGGTCCGGTCATGTCAGTACTGAGCTTCAGTGATGAAGACGAGGTGATACGCCGCGCCAACACTACCGAAACTGGTCTGGCTGCCGGGGTATTCACCAATGACCTGCGTCGTGCCCACCGGGTTATTCATCAACTGCAGGCCGGCATCTGCTGGATCAACAGCTACGGGGCATCCCCGGCTGAAATGCCCGTGGGTGGTTACAAACTATCCGGTATCGGCCGTGAAAATGGCCGCGTAACCCTGGACCACTATACACAAATCAAATCTGTGTATGTTGGTATGACTGATCTGGAGAGTCCATTTTGA
- a CDS encoding carboxysome shell carbonic anhydrase domain-containg protein: protein MPTAIHSAPIDQRIEWLMELSRTHSALFCDPENSLARQRYLAEHPTRIIALKCMDGRIHLPYATKTPLGIVHPFRNLGGIFDLGWPYMGDLLESQVMEAIHQGRRVLIIITYHFSKGDKSRGCAGFNCDKDAAMVHANEIREQVEAIFGHGHKTVYPLVCGFETDEDALILHSSEGESLDLSTLKPDELDSLPVKLEGFFTDMPAQVRHDLLPLVEGNLRHIDEMRQLQRDLDIEHSEWVICVGRGFDFLHVPNVALIIGPYSPDLSDPIIKAAGIIRANMAQGRIPDDGFLLLSSAPYDEVGPDQARAELKARFMAEFAANVIGETQPALAEKMLIRTATLHWSTRRLELL from the coding sequence ATGCCGACTGCGATTCATTCCGCACCTATCGATCAACGCATTGAGTGGCTGATGGAGCTTAGTCGTACCCACTCAGCGCTTTTCTGCGACCCTGAAAATTCACTCGCGCGTCAGCGTTATCTGGCCGAACACCCTACCCGTATCATTGCCCTGAAGTGTATGGATGGGCGTATACACTTGCCTTATGCCACTAAAACACCGCTTGGCATAGTGCATCCATTTCGTAATCTCGGTGGTATTTTCGATCTGGGCTGGCCCTATATGGGTGACCTGTTGGAAAGTCAGGTGATGGAAGCGATTCACCAGGGCCGACGGGTGTTGATTATCATCACCTACCATTTTTCCAAAGGTGATAAGTCCCGCGGTTGTGCCGGTTTTAACTGTGATAAAGATGCCGCCATGGTGCATGCAAATGAAATTCGTGAGCAGGTAGAGGCGATTTTTGGCCATGGGCACAAAACGGTGTATCCCTTGGTGTGCGGTTTTGAAACTGACGAAGATGCCTTGATTCTGCACAGCAGCGAAGGGGAGTCGCTTGATCTCTCCACACTGAAACCAGATGAGCTGGACAGTTTGCCAGTGAAACTGGAAGGTTTTTTTACCGATATGCCTGCCCAAGTGCGTCATGACTTGTTGCCGCTGGTCGAGGGTAATCTGCGCCATATCGATGAAATGCGTCAATTACAGCGTGATCTGGATATCGAACACAGTGAGTGGGTGATCTGCGTCGGGCGTGGCTTTGATTTTCTGCATGTTCCCAATGTAGCGTTGATCATCGGTCCCTACAGCCCAGATCTGTCCGATCCCATCATCAAAGCGGCCGGTATTATCCGCGCCAATATGGCGCAAGGCCGAATACCTGATGATGGTTTCCTGCTGCTATCTTCTGCACCCTATGACGAAGTCGGCCCAGACCAGGCGCGCGCTGAACTAAAAGCCCGTTTCATGGCCGAGTTCGCCGCCAATGTGATTGGTGAAACACAACCGGCACTGGCTGAGAAAATGCTGATCCGTACGGCCACGCTGCACTGGTCGACACGACGGTTGGAGTTGTTATAA
- a CDS encoding ribbon-helix-helix domain-containing protein, with translation MCRLFIKGDPGLWKSCTHSLRIDGMVTSVRMENYFWKLLEEIAQRDGMQTPQLITRLYHESIDAGHDLGNFTSFLRVCVLRYLALQIQGDIPVNTDIPIGSLDAEQILLQEQQSRRH, from the coding sequence ATGTGCCGACTATTCATCAAGGGCGATCCTGGCTTATGGAAAAGCTGCACACATTCATTGCGTATAGATGGCATGGTCACCAGTGTGCGGATGGAAAACTATTTCTGGAAGCTATTGGAAGAGATCGCTCAGCGTGACGGTATGCAAACCCCTCAACTGATTACCCGGCTCTATCATGAATCGATTGATGCCGGGCATGATCTGGGTAATTTCACCTCGTTTCTGCGCGTCTGTGTGTTGCGTTATCTGGCCTTGCAGATCCAAGGTGATATTCCGGTCAACACAGACATCCCAATTGGATCACTCGATGCTGAGCAGATACTGCTGCAGGAACAGCAGTCCAGACGTCATTGA
- a CDS encoding lysophospholipid acyltransferase family protein — translation MFAHLLRFILIGLAKFITGARAVGNLEFEQDASPALYFANHTSHGDFVLLWASLPADVRKKTRPVAGADYWDKTPLRRFIIHQVFNGVLVSREGCQPTNNPLEPLLKALDQGDSLIFFPEGTRNLSDELLLPFKSGLYHLIKHHPSLKLQPVWISNLNRAMPKGYPLPLPLLCTLNFGPQYCASSQVSKNDTLHLASSELLSLKQDTPV, via the coding sequence ATGTTTGCTCATCTGCTGCGCTTTATTTTAATCGGCTTAGCAAAATTCATCACTGGTGCCAGAGCCGTTGGCAACCTTGAGTTTGAACAGGACGCTTCACCAGCCCTCTATTTTGCTAATCACACCAGCCATGGTGATTTTGTTTTACTCTGGGCCAGTCTACCTGCCGATGTTCGCAAAAAAACACGCCCGGTAGCGGGTGCAGACTATTGGGATAAAACCCCTCTTAGACGCTTTATAATTCATCAGGTTTTTAATGGCGTATTAGTCAGTCGAGAAGGTTGCCAACCAACCAACAACCCTCTTGAGCCTTTGCTTAAGGCATTGGATCAAGGTGACTCACTCATTTTTTTCCCGGAAGGAACGCGCAACCTGAGTGACGAGCTGTTATTGCCATTTAAATCAGGCTTGTACCATTTAATTAAACATCACCCTTCTCTTAAACTACAACCTGTCTGGATCAGCAATTTAAACCGCGCCATGCCCAAGGGCTACCCGCTACCCTTGCCCTTACTTTGCACCCTAAACTTTGGCCCTCAGTATTGCGCATCGAGCCAGGTCAGCAAAAACGATACATTGCATTTAGCGTCTAGCGAGCTGCTCTCTCTGAAACAGGACACCCCCGTATGA
- a CDS encoding phosphatidate cytidylyltransferase has translation MNTTTLLLFLGLGAFLLLASLIGQLLAWKQGKTAVVDNLNQRINAWWVMVLVLGVAFAAGKYAVILLFLGISFYALREFLTLLPTRRGDYWALLVAFYVALPIQYLLIAIDWYGLFSIFIPVYVFLLLPILASISGDTQHFLERTAKVQWGLMVAVYCISSVPALLTLEIIGYEGRNLLLIAWLILVVQLSDVFQYVCGKLMGKRKVAPTLSPSKTLEGLIGGVFLATLVGGALHWITPFSFGEAVVIAFIVNALGFAGGLVMSAIKRDRGIKDWGAMIQGHGGMLDRIDSVCFAAPVYFHLIRYFWT, from the coding sequence ATGAATACCACAACGCTGTTGCTGTTTTTAGGGTTAGGTGCTTTTTTGTTACTCGCATCACTCATAGGTCAACTGCTTGCCTGGAAACAAGGCAAGACTGCGGTTGTTGATAACCTCAATCAGCGGATTAATGCCTGGTGGGTGATGGTACTTGTCCTGGGTGTCGCCTTTGCGGCAGGTAAGTATGCGGTTATTCTACTCTTTTTAGGCATTTCATTTTATGCACTGCGTGAGTTTTTAACCCTATTACCAACACGACGAGGGGACTACTGGGCTCTACTCGTGGCTTTTTATGTTGCATTGCCGATTCAATACCTGCTTATTGCTATCGATTGGTATGGACTGTTTTCAATTTTCATCCCCGTGTATGTGTTCTTACTACTGCCCATCCTGGCTTCAATCAGTGGCGACACACAACACTTTTTGGAAAGAACCGCCAAAGTGCAATGGGGATTGATGGTTGCCGTCTATTGCATTTCCTCCGTACCAGCGTTGCTAACACTAGAGATCATCGGCTACGAAGGGCGCAACCTGCTTTTAATTGCCTGGTTAATTTTAGTAGTTCAACTTTCTGATGTATTTCAATATGTTTGCGGAAAACTGATGGGCAAGCGCAAAGTAGCCCCCACCTTATCACCCTCTAAAACACTCGAAGGCCTAATCGGTGGCGTCTTCTTAGCGACGCTGGTCGGTGGTGCGTTGCATTGGATAACACCTTTCAGCTTTGGCGAAGCCGTTGTGATAGCCTTTATCGTCAATGCGCTTGGCTTTGCTGGCGGCTTAGTGATGTCGGCCATTAAGCGTGATCGCGGCATTAAAGACTGGGGAGCCATGATCCAGGGACACGGAGGCATGCTCGATCGCATCGACTCAGTATGCTTTGCGGCGCCCGTGTATTTTCATCTTATTCGTTATTTTTGGACCTGA
- a CDS encoding DJ-1/PfpI family protein yields the protein MSKKILMITGDFTEDYETMVPFQTLQAFGHQVDAVCPDKQAGDSIATAIHDFEGDQTYSEKPGHRFTLNASFSEIQVGDYDALVIPGGRAPEYLRLNPEVISMVQHFFEADKPVAAICHGAQLLAAAKVLKGRRCSAYPACSPEVEASGGEYADIPVDSAVTDGKLVTAPAWPAHPAWLAQFQKLLQ from the coding sequence ATGAGCAAGAAAATACTGATGATTACTGGCGACTTCACCGAAGATTATGAAACCATGGTGCCTTTCCAGACGCTGCAGGCGTTCGGTCATCAGGTTGATGCGGTTTGCCCTGATAAGCAAGCCGGTGACAGTATCGCTACGGCGATCCACGATTTTGAAGGCGATCAGACCTATAGCGAAAAACCAGGGCATCGTTTTACTCTGAATGCCAGCTTCAGCGAGATTCAGGTTGGCGATTATGATGCCCTGGTTATTCCAGGCGGTCGAGCACCAGAATATCTGCGGCTGAATCCAGAAGTCATAAGCATGGTCCAGCACTTTTTTGAAGCGGATAAACCGGTCGCGGCTATCTGCCATGGTGCACAATTGCTGGCAGCTGCTAAAGTGTTAAAAGGCAGACGTTGTTCTGCTTATCCAGCCTGTAGCCCGGAAGTGGAAGCCAGCGGTGGTGAATATGCCGATATTCCGGTTGATTCAGCCGTAACCGATGGCAAGCTGGTAACAGCACCTGCTTGGCCTGCACATCCGGCTTGGCTGGCGCAGTTCCAGAAACTGTTGCAATAA
- a CDS encoding CDP-alcohol phosphatidyltransferase family protein yields the protein MSLSIYQLKTRFQALLRPSVTLLYKWGITANQVTLLAALGSICLGALLFFNTYHPLIFLLLPIWMVLRMGLNAVDGMLAREFGQASYLGAYLNELADVVSDAALYLPFAMLPGVHFELLLAIIFMSVLSEYAGVLGPMIGATRRYDGPMGKSDRAFVFGCLGLAYALGLLSANILNLVMLITLCLLFVTLINRIRKGIDDANTSL from the coding sequence ATGAGCCTGTCTATTTACCAGCTAAAAACCCGCTTTCAAGCCCTGCTCAGACCCAGTGTTACGTTACTGTATAAATGGGGCATCACCGCGAATCAAGTCACCCTGCTTGCTGCACTCGGTTCTATCTGTTTAGGGGCCTTGCTCTTCTTTAACACCTATCATCCCTTGATTTTCCTGCTGCTGCCTATTTGGATGGTATTACGGATGGGATTGAATGCGGTTGATGGCATGTTAGCCCGCGAATTTGGACAGGCAAGTTATCTGGGCGCTTACTTGAACGAATTGGCCGATGTAGTTTCTGATGCCGCCCTTTATCTTCCCTTTGCGATGCTACCAGGTGTTCACTTTGAGCTACTGCTGGCTATTATATTTATGTCAGTGCTTAGCGAATATGCAGGCGTGCTCGGCCCAATGATCGGCGCTACACGTCGCTATGATGGCCCCATGGGTAAAAGTGATCGTGCCTTTGTGTTTGGCTGTTTAGGTTTGGCTTATGCCTTGGGTCTCCTATCAGCCAACATACTTAACCTGGTCATGCTGATCACCCTGTGTTTGTTATTCGTCACACTCATCAACCGTATCCGTAAAGGTATTGATGACGCGAACACATCACTATAA